A window of Hyperolius riggenbachi isolate aHypRig1 chromosome 1, aHypRig1.pri, whole genome shotgun sequence contains these coding sequences:
- the FAM222A gene encoding protein FAM222A — MLACLQRTQNPPVKHLACANKGLEPRKCETATPMQTTRYPSPAELDAYAQKVANNPLSIKIFPTNIRVPQHKHLNRTVNGYDTTGQRYSPYPIHTSGYQGLLAIVKSSSKSVVKNVEGKRTKISTAHVGVTPYTVSSTLTQGQPCNGQLSYLASHKQLDAPVPPNVTVATSVIPLTGRNLTLQQSNLPSIQSIIYQINQQCQAQASHQACQGVVVTNSSPAKQGMANGFTAMTGGTVAYTGTVLQDCRAGTELALGSVPMVAKPGSYQDSMDYLIWQQKQQQQQLRIYSGGSGGGGAISKSPEVCPGVSRPYTLASAVEKISSSPLNCVGMHGNFSVGQYFAPPWNSILVTPNSDCYNPQELVNGHRDLGVHPSDGLTSIPSKTLCNTSILSSSLQSLEYLINDIHPPCIKEQMLGKGYETVSVPRLLDHQHAHIRLPIYR; from the coding sequence TTAGATGCCTACGCACAGAAAGTTGCTAACAATCCTTTGTCTATCAAGATCTTTCCCACCAACATCAGGGTTCCCCAGCACAAGCACCTAAATCGAACTGTAAATGGTTATGATACCACAGGCCAGCGCTACAGTCCTTATCCAATACACACAAGTGGCTACCAAGGTCTGCTGGCTATTGTTAAATCTTCAAGTAAGAGTGTGGTAAAGAATGTAGAAGGCAAACGAACTAAAATTTCTACTGCACATGTTGGCGTCACTCCTTACACCGTGTCAAgcactttaacacaaggccaacCTTGCAATGGACAGTTGAGTTATCTTGCAAGTCATAAGCAATTAGATGCACCAGTGCCACCCAATGTGACAGTGGCAACATCAGTTATTCCATTAACAGGTAGAAATTTAACACTGCAACAATCCAACTTGCCCTCCATTCAAAGCATCATTTACCAGATAAACCAACAGTGCCAGGCTCAAGCTTCTCACCAGGCTTGTCAAGGTGTAGTGGTTACTAACTCTAGTCCAGCTAAGCAAGGAATGGCCAATGGCTTTACTGCTATGACCGGGGGCACTGTGGCTTATACAGGCACTGTCTTGCAAGACTGTAGAGCAGGAACTGAGCTGGCACTGGGATCTGTCCCTATGGTGGCAAAACCCGGATCCTATCAGGATAGCATGGACTACCTTATTTGGCAACAGAAACAACAACAGCAGCAACTCCGGATATacagtggaggcagtggtggtggAGGAGCCATCAGTAAGTCGCCAGAAGTGTGCCCTGGTGTCTCTCGCCCATATACTCTTGCTAGTGCCGTTGAAAAAATCAGCTCTTCCCCACTGAACTGTGTTGGCATGCATGGTAATTTCTCAGTGGGGCAATACTTTGCTCCCCCATGGAACAGTATCTTGGTCACTCCAAACAGCGACTGTTACAATCCCCAGGAACTTGTCAATGGTCACAGGGATTTAGGGGTACATCCATCAGACGGATTAACCAGCATCCCCAGCAAGACCCTTTGCAATACCTCTATCCTTAGCAGTAGTCTTCAATCTTTGGAGTATCTTATCAATGACATTCACCCACCTTGTATTAAGGAGCAGATGCTTGGCAAGGGTTATGAAACAGTTTCTGTGCCAAGGCTCCTTGATCATCAGCATGCCCACATCCGCTTACCCATTTACAGATAA